A genomic region of Fervidobacterium gondwanense DSM 13020 contains the following coding sequences:
- a CDS encoding glutamate-5-semialdehyde dehydrogenase — protein MYEDVKISLENLKNAFDILSRENSEKKNKFLRKLAQRLDESRDYIISENNKDVQRARELKVKESLVDRLVLNDKRINEMIESCRIVENLRDPVGEVVDSFVREDGLKIYKIRVPIGVIAIIYESRPNVTIETAILALKSGNTILLKGGSDALNSNRALVGIIKEALDDVGLPRNAVELVEHTDRSVVDYMLKQREYIDLVIPRGGKALIDYVVSNSRMPVLETGAGVCHIFVDESADIDKSISVIDNAKTQRPGTCNAVETLLVHKNIASKLLPKLKELFDTKRVEIRGCEETRKIIDCNEATEEDWSTEYLDLIISIKVVSSLDDAIEHIKKYSTKHSEAILTENYSNAMKFLNSVDSSTVYINASTRFTDGGQFGMGAEIGISTQKFHARGPVGLRELTTTKFVVFGNYNVRK, from the coding sequence ATGTATGAAGATGTGAAAATTTCTTTGGAGAATTTGAAAAACGCATTTGACATTCTAAGTCGAGAGAATTCCGAAAAGAAGAACAAATTCCTGAGAAAGCTCGCTCAGAGACTCGATGAAAGCCGAGATTACATTATAAGTGAAAACAACAAAGATGTTCAAAGAGCTCGAGAATTGAAGGTCAAAGAGTCGTTGGTAGATAGGCTGGTACTGAATGACAAAAGGATAAATGAGATGATAGAAAGTTGTCGCATCGTTGAGAACTTGCGAGACCCGGTTGGTGAAGTCGTCGATTCATTTGTGCGTGAAGACGGGCTTAAAATCTACAAAATTCGTGTTCCAATAGGTGTTATAGCGATTATTTATGAATCAAGGCCAAATGTGACAATTGAGACTGCTATCTTAGCTTTGAAATCCGGAAACACGATTCTACTCAAAGGCGGTTCCGATGCTTTGAATTCTAACAGGGCGTTGGTTGGGATTATAAAAGAAGCATTAGATGACGTGGGTCTGCCAAGAAATGCTGTTGAATTAGTTGAACATACCGATAGGTCTGTGGTAGATTATATGCTTAAACAGAGAGAGTACATTGACCTTGTCATACCAAGAGGCGGTAAAGCTTTGATCGATTATGTTGTGAGCAATTCAAGAATGCCGGTTTTGGAAACTGGTGCCGGTGTTTGCCATATATTTGTCGATGAGAGCGCCGATATAGATAAGTCGATCTCTGTTATCGATAATGCGAAAACGCAAAGGCCAGGGACTTGTAACGCAGTCGAGACGCTCTTGGTTCACAAGAATATCGCTTCTAAATTATTGCCGAAATTAAAAGAGCTCTTTGATACGAAAAGGGTTGAAATCCGCGGATGTGAGGAGACAAGAAAAATAATTGATTGTAATGAAGCTACCGAGGAAGATTGGTCAACTGAATACTTGGATTTGATCATATCTATAAAGGTTGTTTCATCGCTCGACGATGCGATTGAACATATCAAGAAATATTCTACGAAGCACTCAGAAGCTATCCTTACAGAAAACTATTCAAATGCGATGAAATTTTTGAATTCGGTAGATTCATCGACCGTATATATAAATGCATCTACAAGATTTACAGACGGCGGACAATTTGGTATGGGAGCGGAGATAGGTATAAGCACGCAGAAATTCCATGCAAGAGGACCTGTCGGACTTAGAGAACTGACTACGACCAAGTTCGTGGTTTTTGGTAACTATAACGTTAGAAAATAA
- a CDS encoding ABC transporter substrate-binding protein: MRYVKYVFVTVVLLAGFVFAFDPTTYVSAGVGEPDTLDIHQAYDTVSGEIIYNVYESLIAYKGSSLTEFEPRLSTQVPTVKNGLIKDGGKTYVFPIRKGVKFHNGNPLTPEDVEYSFERGLLYDPTGGPMWMLWNAIFAVNSLNEMVEKYVGKPASEVFKDGKPLPEYKDKLVEMYQKVIDPAIEVDGDNVVFKLARPYGPFLTIMAHTVGWSAVLDKETSIKMGLWDGKPDTWWNYRNIAKEKSPLYATAIGTGPYKLVEWDRTNRKVVLEANKDYWRGEPKLKKVIITTVSEWGTRKLMLEKGDADDIAIVLEYLDQIRGNKDIQIIENIPSMSVVVVGFSWSVSPNSKYIGSGKWDGNGLPPDFFSDVNARKAVSYIINYDAVIRDVLKGYGIRIPSALPNGLLGFDPTLPLYKFNLTEARKALQQAWGGKALSVGIKFTVAYNTGNAMRQRIAEMIKTYLEMIAPGKIKVEVASLNWPSYLDAMRKAELPMPIFNWLADFPDPDNFIFTFYHSAGTYAPRQGDNFKKFVSTPRKELGGKSLDELIDMARNSSDPDERAKLYVQIQKFAIDNYISVPIYQPVGVRAQRTWVKGWYPNPMRPGNDYFELYKQQ, from the coding sequence GTGAGGTATGTGAAGTACGTATTTGTAACGGTAGTTTTGCTCGCGGGATTTGTTTTTGCGTTTGATCCAACGACATACGTATCTGCTGGTGTTGGAGAACCTGATACTCTGGATATCCATCAAGCGTACGACACAGTGAGCGGAGAGATAATCTACAACGTCTACGAGAGCCTTATAGCTTACAAAGGCAGCAGCTTAACAGAATTCGAACCAAGGCTTTCAACGCAAGTTCCTACCGTGAAAAACGGATTGATAAAAGATGGTGGAAAGACGTACGTCTTTCCAATCAGAAAAGGTGTGAAATTCCACAACGGTAATCCGCTGACACCTGAGGATGTTGAATACTCATTTGAACGCGGACTTTTGTATGATCCAACAGGTGGACCAATGTGGATGCTTTGGAATGCTATATTCGCTGTGAATTCTCTAAATGAGATGGTTGAGAAGTACGTAGGAAAGCCTGCATCGGAAGTTTTCAAAGACGGAAAACCACTGCCCGAATACAAAGACAAACTTGTTGAAATGTACCAAAAAGTAATAGACCCAGCAATAGAAGTAGATGGTGACAACGTGGTTTTCAAACTTGCAAGACCGTACGGTCCGTTCTTAACGATAATGGCTCATACAGTTGGCTGGTCTGCTGTTCTTGACAAGGAAACGTCTATAAAGATGGGCTTGTGGGATGGGAAACCGGATACTTGGTGGAATTACAGGAACATAGCCAAAGAAAAATCACCACTTTACGCAACGGCGATTGGAACTGGTCCATACAAATTGGTTGAATGGGATAGGACGAACAGAAAGGTTGTTTTGGAAGCGAACAAAGATTACTGGCGCGGCGAACCTAAGCTCAAGAAAGTTATTATAACAACTGTGAGCGAATGGGGTACGAGAAAACTGATGCTTGAAAAAGGAGACGCTGACGACATTGCAATAGTACTTGAATACCTCGATCAAATAAGAGGAAACAAGGATATCCAAATTATTGAAAACATTCCGTCCATGTCTGTTGTTGTAGTTGGATTTTCATGGTCAGTTTCACCAAACAGCAAATACATAGGCAGTGGAAAATGGGACGGAAATGGATTGCCACCAGATTTCTTCAGTGATGTAAACGCCAGAAAAGCGGTCTCTTATATAATAAACTACGATGCGGTTATCAGGGACGTTCTTAAAGGTTACGGTATCAGAATACCTTCGGCGCTTCCAAACGGATTGCTTGGGTTTGACCCAACGCTTCCACTTTACAAGTTCAACCTTACGGAAGCTCGAAAGGCATTGCAACAAGCCTGGGGTGGTAAAGCGCTGTCTGTTGGTATCAAGTTCACCGTCGCGTACAACACAGGAAATGCGATGAGGCAGAGAATCGCTGAAATGATAAAGACATACCTCGAAATGATTGCCCCTGGAAAAATCAAGGTTGAAGTTGCGTCTTTGAACTGGCCGAGCTATCTCGATGCTATGAGAAAAGCCGAATTGCCCATGCCTATATTCAACTGGCTTGCCGACTTCCCGGATCCTGACAACTTCATATTCACGTTCTACCACTCTGCTGGTACATACGCACCAAGACAAGGCGACAACTTTAAGAAATTCGTTAGTACACCAAGAAAGGAACTCGGTGGCAAGAGCTTAGACGAGCTGATCGATATGGCGAGGAACTCCTCTGATCCAGATGAACGTGCAAAACTGTATGTCCAGATTCAGAAATTTGCGATAGATAACTACATCAGCGTACCGATATATCAGCCAGTCGGAGTAAGAGCACAGAGGACGTGGGTCAAAGGTTGGTATCCGAACCCGATGAGGCCTGGAAACGACTACTTTGAACTTTACAAACAACAATAA
- a CDS encoding ABC transporter ATP-binding protein, translated as MKQVSLKLINVSKVFKDFKGNEVRAVDNVSFDVQPGEFVTLLGPSGCGKTTTLRMIAGFEKPTDGMILINNVNVVEIPPWKRDTAMVFQSYGLFPHMNVAENIAYGLKMRKVPPSDIEKKVKNILKVVGLEGYGDRPPSSLSGGQQQRVALARALVVEPSVLLFDEPLSNLDVLLREQMRIEIKRIQKEVGITAIYVTHDRTEALTLSDKIVLMKGGKIEQIGSPEEIYEKPVSKFAAEFMGKINFFPVEIVERLEDRTVIKLNGQVYTIPSLPTSKSEKYVLGCRPEGLKIASKGPVKGVIKTIVYLGNFSEYYIDTEFGEVMVKVLPPFDTTLSEGKEVHIDIVPEIAKIIQE; from the coding sequence GTGAAGCAAGTTTCGTTGAAGTTGATAAACGTAAGTAAAGTATTTAAAGACTTTAAAGGTAACGAAGTGAGGGCGGTTGATAATGTCAGTTTCGACGTTCAGCCGGGAGAGTTCGTCACATTGCTCGGTCCATCGGGCTGTGGCAAGACGACAACTTTGCGTATGATTGCCGGTTTTGAGAAACCAACCGATGGGATGATTCTCATCAACAACGTCAATGTCGTTGAGATTCCACCTTGGAAGAGAGATACAGCGATGGTTTTTCAAAGCTATGGACTCTTCCCGCACATGAACGTTGCGGAGAACATAGCATATGGACTGAAAATGAGAAAAGTTCCTCCAAGTGATATAGAAAAGAAGGTAAAAAATATACTGAAAGTCGTTGGTCTGGAAGGCTATGGTGATAGACCACCTTCGAGCTTATCTGGAGGTCAGCAGCAAAGGGTGGCGCTTGCAAGGGCTTTGGTCGTAGAACCTTCCGTTCTACTATTCGACGAACCGCTTTCGAACCTTGACGTTTTACTGAGAGAACAAATGAGAATCGAGATTAAGAGGATACAAAAGGAAGTAGGAATAACGGCTATATACGTTACACACGACAGAACAGAGGCACTTACGCTTTCAGACAAGATAGTACTGATGAAGGGTGGAAAAATAGAGCAAATAGGCTCGCCTGAAGAAATTTACGAAAAGCCAGTGAGCAAATTTGCAGCGGAATTCATGGGTAAAATCAACTTCTTCCCGGTTGAGATTGTAGAAAGACTGGAAGATAGAACAGTTATCAAGTTAAATGGTCAAGTTTATACGATACCTTCGCTGCCAACTTCTAAGAGTGAAAAGTATGTACTTGGGTGTAGACCAGAAGGGTTGAAGATAGCGTCGAAAGGTCCTGTAAAAGGTGTTATCAAAACGATAGTATATCTTGGTAACTTCTCAGAGTACTATATAGACACAGAATTTGGGGAAGTCATGGTCAAAGTTCTCCCACCGTTTGATACTACGCTCAGCGAAGGTAAAGAGGTCCATATTGATATTGTTCCAGAAATTGCGAAGATAATTCAGGAATAA
- the proC gene encoding pyrroline-5-carboxylate reductase — protein MRVGIIGVGNIGSMILEVLNDKAEHEFYIYNRSIERVRKYEVFENVKICSNVKEVYVQSDCTFLCVKPQQTKQVYDTLFEIHEEHGVLVSTAAGKRIEEISQSTGKKNVIRIMPTITSRISIGITAVACSKHVDSSTRHEFEKLLSPLGEVMELEEEKFDAFTVLNSSGPAFVAFILESFIEGAINIGVNPDYARDIVLRTFEGSVKLLEHMSIEPSRLKYLVSSPGGVTIRGLYELEKDGVKGAIMSAIYEAFKRSQEL, from the coding sequence GTGAGAGTTGGCATAATCGGTGTTGGTAACATTGGAAGTATGATTTTGGAAGTGCTGAACGATAAGGCAGAACATGAGTTTTACATATACAACAGGTCCATCGAAAGGGTGAGAAAGTACGAAGTATTTGAGAATGTGAAGATATGCAGCAATGTAAAGGAAGTCTACGTGCAGTCAGACTGCACTTTCCTTTGCGTAAAACCACAACAAACCAAACAAGTGTATGATACTCTATTCGAAATTCATGAGGAACATGGTGTTTTGGTGAGCACCGCTGCAGGCAAAAGGATTGAAGAGATATCTCAGTCAACGGGAAAAAAGAACGTAATCAGAATAATGCCCACGATAACATCGAGAATTTCAATAGGGATAACAGCTGTTGCGTGCAGCAAACATGTCGATTCGAGTACAAGACACGAGTTTGAAAAGCTTCTCTCTCCGCTTGGAGAAGTTATGGAGCTTGAAGAAGAGAAGTTCGATGCGTTCACCGTACTTAACAGCAGTGGACCTGCTTTCGTGGCATTCATTTTGGAAAGCTTCATAGAAGGTGCGATTAATATCGGAGTTAACCCCGATTATGCGCGTGATATAGTGCTGAGAACGTTTGAAGGTTCGGTCAAGTTACTCGAACACATGAGCATCGAACCTTCGAGACTAAAGTACCTTGTCTCATCACCCGGTGGTGTTACAATACGTGGGCTCTACGAATTAGAGAAAGATGGAGTTAAGGGTGCCATAATGTCGGCGATTTATGAAGCTTTCAAAAGAAGTCAGGAATTATGA
- a CDS encoding endonuclease III domain-containing protein: MKFTELYDELKSIYGELGKWWPGAREEIIVSAVLTQNTNWQNVEKALVNIRKYCQGDILQCLGKLSEQELSELIRPAGFFNIKAKRLKNLLQWIETYGYDLDKISTLDTENLRKELLSINGIGKETADSIILYAFEKPIFVVDAYTKRIVRRIFDIEYKEYDESRKLFEETFTKDVKLYQEFHGLIVEHAKALCRTKPLCEQCPIADCLYKSQKSKSGE; encoded by the coding sequence TTGAAGTTCACTGAGCTCTATGATGAACTAAAATCAATATACGGAGAACTTGGCAAATGGTGGCCTGGTGCAAGGGAGGAAATTATCGTATCGGCTGTCTTGACACAAAACACGAACTGGCAAAATGTTGAGAAGGCACTTGTAAACATAAGAAAATACTGCCAAGGTGACATTTTACAGTGCTTAGGAAAATTGAGCGAGCAAGAGCTCTCAGAACTTATCAGACCGGCGGGATTTTTCAATATCAAAGCGAAAAGGTTGAAGAACTTGCTCCAGTGGATAGAAACGTACGGTTATGATCTTGATAAGATTTCAACTTTAGATACGGAAAATTTGAGAAAAGAACTTCTCTCAATCAACGGCATAGGCAAGGAAACCGCAGATTCGATAATACTCTATGCCTTCGAAAAACCGATATTTGTTGTCGATGCGTATACAAAGAGGATAGTAAGAAGGATTTTCGATATCGAGTACAAAGAATATGATGAATCCAGAAAGTTATTTGAGGAAACATTCACAAAAGATGTGAAGCTATATCAAGAATTTCACGGTTTAATCGTTGAACATGCGAAAGCTCTTTGCAGAACTAAACCTCTTTGTGAGCAATGTCCAATAGCAGATTGCCTGTACAAAAGTCAAAAAAGCAAAAGCGGGGAATAA
- a CDS encoding ATP-binding cassette domain-containing protein gives MLEIMDLHVHYGGIHALKGISMKVEEGQIISLIGANGAGKSTTLRTICGLKEATRGSIKYKGKELTKLDTSEIVKMGITMVPEGRRVFSNLTVYENLLAGAYLRKDKEEIKKDIEYVFDLFPRLRERTNQRAGTLSGGEQQMLAIGRALMSRPKLLLFDEPSLGLAPVIVKEVFQMIKKIHSEGVTIFLVEQNAYEALKLSDYAYVLETGRIVLEGTGKDLLEDERVRKAYLGG, from the coding sequence ATGCTTGAGATTATGGACTTACATGTACATTATGGTGGTATACACGCACTGAAGGGTATATCCATGAAAGTCGAAGAAGGACAGATAATATCACTTATAGGTGCAAACGGAGCTGGCAAGTCGACAACGTTAAGAACAATATGCGGCTTGAAGGAAGCAACAAGAGGAAGTATTAAATACAAAGGGAAAGAACTTACGAAACTTGATACAAGCGAGATAGTGAAAATGGGAATAACAATGGTTCCAGAAGGACGTAGAGTCTTTTCGAACTTAACAGTTTATGAAAATCTCTTGGCAGGTGCGTACTTGAGAAAGGATAAAGAAGAGATAAAGAAAGACATAGAATATGTCTTCGATTTGTTCCCAAGGCTACGCGAGAGAACGAATCAGAGGGCTGGTACGCTATCAGGTGGAGAACAGCAGATGCTCGCAATCGGTAGAGCTCTCATGTCAAGGCCAAAATTACTCCTCTTCGATGAGCCGTCACTCGGACTTGCACCTGTTATCGTTAAGGAAGTCTTCCAGATGATCAAGAAAATTCACAGCGAAGGTGTCACGATATTCTTAGTCGAACAAAATGCGTACGAAGCCTTAAAACTGTCCGATTATGCGTACGTTCTGGAAACTGGAAGGATAGTTCTTGAGGGAACAGGTAAAGACTTACTGGAAGACGAAAGAGTTAGAAAAGCATATCTTGGTGGATAA
- a CDS encoding sodium-translocating pyrophosphatase has protein sequence MLWLLVVPIAALLVVVFNFRSMIRQPEGSEKMREISLRIRQGADAFINHEYRAVAIYVVIIAFALAFLTAWYVGIAFVVGATMSSLAGYFGMKAATRANVRVSEAARSTKKLGTALKIAFQGGSVMGLSVGALALTGLVIVAYIFRRQLNVENLIIFENHIGVNFIPFAMTLSGYSLGCSIVAMFDRVGGGVYTKAADMAADLVGKTELKLPEDDPRNPATIADNVGDNVGDVAGLGADLLESYIGAILSAIVLAAYSYVLSGKYYDTAVKLIFYPVVFVTVGVAACIVGILFVVFKKVSDKPHQELNLALIISALLTGLGNVVSTNLMLNNVPIEELQAYGFRYGIFSAYYSAIIGIVAGIIIGLLAEYYTSDNFTPTRNLSYKSLQGTGMVISGGLSLGMKSALLPSFVLFLAIFLADHFAGLYGVAMGAVGMLSFVATSVTIDSYGPIADNAGGISEMAELEPEVRHITDRLDMVGNTTAAIGKGFAIGSASLAALSLFASYIYSQTSPGEYVTSVKELLNLNIINARTLGGAILGAALPYFFSGILIEAVVKSASKMVDEIRRQVKEKPGILDGSELPDYERCITISADGALREMVLPAMISIVTPLISGFLLGVDFVGGLLIGTTLSGIMLALFTANAGGAWDNAKKHLEQGKIEGLSKGSIEHAALVIGDTVGDPLKDTVGPSLDILIKIMAVISLIFAPLFEKFHIF, from the coding sequence ATGTTATGGCTTTTGGTTGTCCCAATTGCTGCACTACTTGTGGTTGTCTTCAACTTCAGATCTATGATAAGACAACCTGAGGGAAGCGAAAAGATGAGAGAGATTTCCCTGCGGATTAGGCAAGGAGCGGATGCTTTTATAAACCACGAATACAGAGCTGTAGCAATTTACGTAGTTATCATCGCTTTTGCTTTGGCTTTTCTCACAGCTTGGTATGTTGGAATAGCTTTTGTTGTAGGTGCAACGATGAGTTCCTTAGCCGGATATTTCGGCATGAAAGCTGCAACAAGGGCTAACGTCCGTGTCTCTGAGGCAGCAAGGTCAACTAAGAAGCTGGGGACTGCATTGAAGATTGCATTCCAAGGTGGTTCAGTGATGGGACTTTCAGTCGGAGCCTTAGCACTCACCGGTTTGGTGATAGTTGCATACATTTTTAGAAGGCAACTGAACGTTGAGAACTTGATAATTTTTGAGAATCACATTGGTGTGAATTTCATACCATTTGCTATGACACTCTCCGGATATTCCTTAGGTTGTTCTATAGTTGCAATGTTCGACAGGGTCGGAGGTGGTGTTTACACGAAGGCAGCAGATATGGCCGCTGATTTGGTTGGTAAAACCGAGTTGAAATTGCCAGAAGATGACCCGAGGAATCCAGCAACGATCGCTGATAACGTTGGGGATAACGTAGGAGATGTGGCTGGTCTTGGCGCTGACCTTCTGGAAAGCTATATAGGTGCTATATTATCAGCTATTGTGTTAGCTGCATACAGTTATGTACTCTCTGGAAAATATTACGATACGGCTGTGAAACTCATCTTCTATCCTGTCGTCTTTGTAACTGTCGGTGTCGCCGCTTGTATAGTTGGCATTCTTTTCGTGGTCTTTAAGAAAGTCTCTGACAAGCCACATCAAGAGTTGAATTTAGCTCTAATCATCTCAGCTCTCCTCACAGGTCTTGGAAACGTTGTTTCTACAAATCTGATGTTAAACAATGTTCCCATAGAAGAACTACAAGCATACGGTTTCAGATACGGCATTTTCTCTGCATACTACTCGGCAATAATAGGTATCGTTGCGGGGATAATTATAGGACTTTTGGCTGAGTACTACACATCTGATAATTTTACACCTACCCGTAACTTGAGTTATAAATCTCTTCAAGGCACAGGAATGGTAATCAGCGGCGGACTCTCTTTGGGCATGAAAAGTGCTTTGTTACCGTCGTTTGTGTTGTTTCTTGCAATATTCCTTGCGGATCATTTCGCCGGTCTCTATGGAGTGGCGATGGGTGCAGTTGGAATGTTATCTTTTGTCGCAACTTCAGTAACGATAGATTCATACGGCCCAATCGCAGACAATGCAGGTGGCATAAGCGAAATGGCTGAGCTTGAACCGGAAGTGAGGCATATAACTGACAGGTTGGATATGGTAGGAAATACGACAGCTGCGATAGGAAAAGGCTTTGCAATTGGTTCAGCCTCATTGGCTGCACTATCTCTCTTTGCCTCATACATCTACTCTCAAACCTCACCAGGTGAATACGTTACGAGCGTAAAAGAACTGTTGAACTTGAACATAATCAATGCAAGAACGCTCGGAGGTGCTATACTCGGAGCTGCATTGCCGTATTTCTTCAGCGGAATATTAATAGAAGCCGTTGTGAAATCTGCTTCTAAGATGGTAGACGAAATTAGAAGGCAAGTTAAAGAAAAGCCAGGAATATTGGATGGAAGTGAGTTGCCAGATTACGAAAGGTGTATCACGATAAGTGCTGATGGAGCTTTAAGAGAAATGGTCTTACCTGCAATGATTTCAATTGTAACACCTCTTATCTCAGGTTTTTTGCTCGGAGTGGATTTTGTTGGGGGATTACTCATAGGAACTACACTGAGTGGTATTATGTTAGCTTTATTCACAGCGAACGCAGGAGGGGCATGGGACAACGCTAAGAAGCATCTTGAACAAGGAAAGATAGAAGGGCTTTCAAAAGGCTCAATTGAGCACGCAGCATTGGTAATCGGAGACACCGTTGGAGATCCTTTAAAAGATACAGTGGGACCGAGTTTGGATATACTCATAAAAATCATGGCAGTTATATCACTAATATTCGCACCGCTTTTCGAAAAGTTTCATATTTTCTAA
- the proB gene encoding glutamate 5-kinase, translated as MAKIVMKFGSNLLVKGGQIDKTYIITIASLANDLLNAGHEVAIVTSGAAAAGRVLIPNLESVKDIVSKQALCAVGQPKLMEIYQVAFSFYNRTVGQILVTRDDFTNRQRFLNLRNTLIGLEKVGVIPIVNENDTVSVDEIKLGDNDTLSAMFSVCWNADYLFLMTSVDGVIGSDGRVLDEYHIGSKEPVLANLEKTSHGTGGIATKINAAKIAAESGVESYIINGRRLECVKEVLAGKRCGTHFSVSGKRRLTKKESWVKYISKPKGTVYINDGAFKALIERKSLLPVGITDIEGEFSKGDVVLIMYNSKVIGKGITNYGSEELRQIKGKKSSEISEEIYTYDEAIHADNIILEISEVN; from the coding sequence ATGGCAAAGATAGTCATGAAGTTTGGAAGCAACTTACTTGTGAAAGGTGGACAAATAGATAAGACGTATATTATAACAATCGCGTCTCTGGCGAATGATTTACTTAACGCAGGGCATGAAGTGGCAATCGTAACTTCCGGTGCAGCAGCTGCAGGTAGAGTGCTGATTCCGAATCTTGAAAGTGTTAAGGATATAGTTTCAAAACAAGCTCTCTGCGCTGTTGGTCAACCGAAACTGATGGAAATTTACCAGGTGGCGTTCTCGTTTTACAATCGTACAGTTGGCCAGATATTGGTTACGAGAGACGACTTCACAAACAGGCAGAGATTTTTGAATCTTAGAAATACGTTAATAGGACTGGAAAAAGTCGGAGTGATTCCGATTGTCAACGAGAACGATACAGTTTCAGTCGATGAGATAAAACTTGGAGACAACGATACTCTCTCTGCTATGTTCTCGGTATGCTGGAACGCGGATTATCTATTTTTGATGACCTCCGTTGACGGTGTAATTGGCTCAGATGGAAGAGTCTTAGACGAATATCACATTGGTAGTAAAGAGCCTGTCCTTGCAAATTTGGAAAAGACATCGCACGGAACAGGTGGTATAGCAACGAAGATCAATGCTGCAAAGATTGCTGCAGAAAGTGGTGTGGAGAGTTACATAATTAACGGAAGGCGTCTTGAATGTGTTAAAGAAGTACTTGCTGGAAAACGATGTGGAACGCATTTCTCAGTATCCGGAAAGAGAAGACTTACGAAAAAGGAATCTTGGGTGAAATATATTAGCAAACCTAAAGGTACTGTTTACATCAACGATGGTGCGTTCAAAGCGTTGATAGAAAGAAAAAGTCTCTTACCTGTTGGTATAACTGATATCGAAGGAGAATTTTCCAAAGGTGACGTAGTTCTAATAATGTACAATTCCAAAGTCATCGGAAAAGGTATTACAAATTACGGAAGCGAGGAGTTAAGGCAAATAAAGGGAAAAAAGAGTTCAGAGATTTCAGAAGAGATATACACCTACGATGAGGCGATTCATGCGGATAATATTATATTAGAAATCAGCGAGGTGAATTGA